Proteins encoded by one window of Silvibacterium dinghuense:
- the opgC gene encoding OpgC domain-containing protein, with translation MSLHLPKHLPKLERRPELDALRGLFLVWMTLTHLPTRFADFVNQPIGYVSSAEGFVFLSALLVGRLYIRDLIHDAPGVRAKLWKRSLKIYGYHLLMLAFAFTIAAALAVHTHKAALMNLLDFYLAHPVEAIVGSVLLIYCPPLLDILPMYVTFLFFTPLLLSGAVRWGWKKILAASGLIWLLAQFGLREAVHGAIVSITHLEIPLQETGAFNMFAWQAVWIAGLYLGAKSAVGEIPLKRIPGWAVGVAAAVCLFFIGVRHGWLGPHLTQQALGLKLDKWQIGWLRVLNLICFTTVFYWLRKYVVRIVSIEPFLTLGKASLQVFCAHLFFVFVGLTLLYGEVEQLQGITAITLIIATFAALMWVASNEVRKKRRKREKRQQKNDAAKREHVLPPAAKAMACAEQQP, from the coding sequence ATGTCTCTGCATCTGCCCAAACATCTGCCGAAGCTCGAGCGGCGTCCGGAACTCGATGCCCTGCGTGGACTCTTCCTCGTCTGGATGACGCTGACACATCTGCCGACCCGCTTCGCGGACTTCGTGAATCAACCCATCGGATACGTATCTTCGGCCGAGGGCTTCGTTTTTCTCTCGGCGCTGCTGGTAGGACGGCTGTATATCCGCGACCTGATCCACGACGCGCCCGGGGTGCGCGCAAAACTGTGGAAGCGGTCGCTGAAGATCTACGGCTACCACCTGCTCATGCTGGCCTTCGCCTTCACGATCGCAGCGGCGCTTGCGGTCCATACCCACAAAGCCGCCCTGATGAACCTGCTGGACTTCTACCTGGCGCATCCGGTCGAAGCAATTGTGGGCTCGGTACTGCTGATCTACTGTCCGCCGCTGCTCGACATTCTGCCGATGTACGTGACGTTCCTCTTCTTCACGCCGCTCTTGCTTTCCGGCGCGGTGCGCTGGGGATGGAAGAAGATCCTGGCGGCGAGCGGGTTGATCTGGCTGCTGGCGCAGTTCGGTCTGCGCGAGGCCGTGCATGGAGCAATCGTCAGCATCACCCACCTGGAGATTCCGCTGCAGGAGACAGGCGCGTTCAACATGTTCGCGTGGCAGGCGGTGTGGATCGCAGGACTCTATCTCGGAGCAAAATCGGCTGTCGGAGAGATCCCTCTGAAGCGCATTCCGGGCTGGGCCGTCGGTGTCGCGGCAGCAGTCTGCCTGTTTTTTATCGGTGTGCGCCATGGCTGGCTCGGACCGCACCTCACGCAGCAGGCGCTGGGCCTCAAACTCGACAAGTGGCAGATCGGCTGGCTGCGCGTGCTCAACCTGATCTGCTTTACGACGGTCTTCTACTGGCTGCGAAAGTACGTGGTGAGGATCGTCTCGATCGAGCCGTTCCTGACGCTGGGCAAGGCTTCCTTGCAGGTCTTCTGCGCGCACCTGTTCTTTGTTTTCGTGGGGCTCACGCTGCTGTATGGCGAGGTGGAGCAGCTGCAAGGCATCACAGCCATCACCCTGATTATCGCCACCTTTGCCGCGCTCATGTGGGTCGCCTCAAACGAAGTCCGGAAGAAGCGCCGCAAACGCGAAAAGAGGCAGCAAAAGAACGATGCGGCAAAACGCGAGCATGTCCTGCCTCCGGCAGCAA
- a CDS encoding acyl-CoA dehydrogenase family protein — protein sequence MAFPFKGVDFIGFDAMLNDDERMARDATRDFIEDKLIPIIESCNREGRFPRELVPEMGMLGLFGANLHGYGCAGMSNVAYGLVMQELERGDSGLRSFVSVQSALVMYPIYTFGSDAQKDLWLPKLATGEALGCFGLTEPDFGSNPGGMRTRAVKDGDSYILNGEKMWITSGSIADVAVIWAKISNEDDRVRGFLVETDRPGFKAHDVHGKWSLRASVTSGLSLQDVRVPAENLLPGSGGLKSPLMCLNQARYGIGWGVIGAAMSCYDTALQYALDRKQFHDAPIASHQLVQEKLAWMITEITKAQLLSLQVGRMKDAGKVEHQHISMAKRNNVWMAVECARMARDILGGAGITDDYPIMRHMMNLESVKTYEGTHDIHTLILGQSVTGISAF from the coding sequence ATGGCTTTTCCTTTTAAAGGCGTCGACTTTATCGGCTTCGACGCGATGCTGAACGACGACGAGCGCATGGCACGCGATGCCACGCGCGATTTCATCGAAGACAAACTGATCCCGATCATCGAATCCTGCAATCGCGAGGGGCGGTTTCCGCGTGAGCTGGTGCCGGAGATGGGCATGCTCGGGCTGTTTGGCGCAAACCTGCATGGCTATGGCTGCGCGGGCATGTCGAATGTGGCCTATGGCCTGGTGATGCAGGAGCTGGAGCGCGGCGACTCGGGGCTGCGCAGCTTTGTGAGCGTGCAGTCGGCGCTGGTGATGTATCCGATTTACACCTTTGGATCGGATGCGCAGAAGGATCTCTGGCTGCCCAAGCTGGCTACCGGCGAGGCGCTGGGATGTTTCGGGTTGACGGAGCCCGATTTCGGATCGAACCCCGGCGGGATGCGCACACGCGCGGTCAAAGATGGTGACAGCTACATCCTGAACGGCGAGAAGATGTGGATCACCTCGGGATCGATTGCGGATGTGGCCGTGATCTGGGCAAAAATTTCCAACGAAGACGACCGCGTGCGCGGATTTCTCGTCGAAACAGACCGGCCGGGATTCAAGGCGCACGATGTGCATGGGAAGTGGTCGCTGCGGGCATCGGTGACCTCAGGTCTTTCGCTGCAGGATGTGCGCGTCCCGGCGGAGAACCTGCTGCCCGGCTCAGGCGGCTTGAAATCGCCGCTGATGTGCCTGAATCAGGCGCGGTATGGCATCGGCTGGGGAGTGATCGGCGCGGCCATGTCCTGTTACGACACGGCGCTCCAGTATGCGCTCGACCGAAAGCAGTTCCACGATGCGCCGATTGCAAGCCATCAGCTGGTGCAGGAGAAACTGGCGTGGATGATCACAGAGATCACCAAGGCGCAGCTGCTCTCTCTGCAGGTAGGGCGGATGAAGGATGCCGGAAAGGTAGAGCACCAGCACATCTCGATGGCCAAACGGAATAACGTGTGGATGGCGGTGGAGTGCGCACGGATGGCACGCGATATTCTAGGCGGCGCTGGCATCACGGACGACTACCCGATCATGCGCCACATGATGAACCTGGAGTCGGTGAAGACCTATGAGGGGACGCACGATATCCACACGCTGATTCTGGGACAGAGCGTGACGGGGATCTCGGCGTTTTAA
- a CDS encoding acyltransferase family protein: protein MLTASTKTVQGKTAPGSLAAKSHYQVLDGLRGVAALIVVIFHTFEPFSKGDHTKQILNHGYLAVDFFFLLSGFVVAYAYDDRWGRMGQWEFYKRRLVRLQPMVVMGSLIGAALFYLQAGPAFPPIAHTPVVKMLMVMLIGCTLIPITPSMDIRGWDEMHPLDGPAWSLFFEYVANILYAVVLRRLGKALLSVFVFASGVFLIHMAVTSRHGDVIGGWSVTPHELHVGFARLLYPFFAGVLLMRLGWRIHVKHAFLLCSILLTAVLVLPRPGGPLWVNGLYDSLSIIFIFPLIVAMGAGALHADGEDAGRVCKFLGELSYPLYITHYPLIYIYTNWVEKGVMTPVRGWLWGAALLVTAVSMAYACLKLYDEPVRAWLSRKLLRRA from the coding sequence ATGCTGACTGCCTCCACGAAAACAGTTCAGGGGAAGACCGCTCCGGGTTCTCTTGCCGCCAAGAGCCACTACCAGGTTCTCGATGGCCTGCGCGGCGTTGCGGCACTGATCGTTGTGATCTTCCACACCTTCGAGCCTTTCTCGAAAGGCGACCACACCAAGCAGATCCTCAACCACGGCTATCTGGCCGTGGATTTCTTCTTCCTGCTCTCGGGCTTTGTCGTGGCGTATGCCTACGACGACCGATGGGGACGCATGGGACAGTGGGAGTTCTATAAACGGCGGCTGGTGCGACTGCAGCCGATGGTGGTGATGGGCAGCCTGATCGGCGCGGCGCTGTTTTACCTGCAGGCTGGGCCGGCCTTTCCTCCGATCGCGCACACGCCGGTGGTGAAGATGCTGATGGTGATGCTGATCGGCTGCACGCTGATTCCGATCACACCGTCAATGGATATCCGCGGCTGGGATGAGATGCACCCGCTCGACGGGCCGGCGTGGTCGCTGTTCTTCGAGTATGTTGCAAACATCCTGTACGCCGTGGTGCTGCGGCGACTGGGCAAGGCGCTGCTGAGCGTGTTCGTGTTTGCGTCCGGCGTGTTTCTCATTCACATGGCGGTCACCAGCCGGCACGGCGATGTGATCGGCGGATGGAGCGTGACACCGCATGAGCTGCATGTGGGCTTTGCACGGCTTCTCTATCCCTTCTTCGCTGGCGTGCTGCTGATGCGGCTCGGCTGGCGCATCCACGTGAAGCATGCTTTCCTGCTGTGCAGCATCCTGCTGACAGCGGTGCTGGTGCTGCCGAGACCAGGCGGCCCGCTGTGGGTCAACGGGCTCTACGATTCACTATCGATCATCTTTATTTTTCCGCTCATCGTGGCCATGGGCGCGGGCGCGCTGCATGCCGACGGCGAGGATGCAGGACGGGTGTGCAAATTCCTGGGCGAACTCTCCTACCCGCTCTACATCACGCACTATCCGCTGATCTACATCTATACGAACTGGGTAGAGAAGGGCGTGATGACGCCGGTTCGGGGCTGGCTGTGGGGCGCGGCGCTGCTGGTGACCGCTGTATCGATGGCCTATGCGTGCCTGAAGCTCTATGACGAGCCCGTGCGGGCATGGCTGAGCCGGAAGTTACTGCGCCGAGCATAG